A window of the Sabethes cyaneus chromosome 1, idSabCyanKW18_F2, whole genome shotgun sequence genome harbors these coding sequences:
- the LOC128741731 gene encoding titin homolog: MSRIQKLAVPPHLKHISHYTEEALSARCNEAHVVTEYSRHAEYGVIQINFFVGLTATAKFTFLAVVPALIYAGDQMLNDGGLCTAKGPLYFDEYSGDRISFSAAEKNRDRNRQAEQLNRHGTDLLSKGQYHEAYEKFDQANNKCTTGYSQQTTFQSNKKKAHMEMEAADLNTEGDRLFSEGKYIEAVRKYQQAYDQSKDGTAQKTFESNREAAAKKAGLQLKNQQAEELNREGNDLFYNRRLYKEAYEKYSQACNLCTHDYSQKDEFEKNRAKTQLELKAVDLNTEGDRLFAQGKFSEATDKYQQAYNMSQVTTEKMFYKLNRETAAKRIQEQLKNAQVDQLNHEGDLFYNQEQYRAAYEKYDLAYNITSDYAEKAKFKQNSDAAKKEADAADLNAEGDRLFHQGKFGDAQSKYQQAHEISQVSLQRAKYESNKEKARLIEGMQRNMQAEQLHQSKQSVVGNEQEIYKPGPGKSLTVFAKKMWNEAWQAEDDDRSEVAISKFQEANKLFHQALQLAPADREILGLSNACSLKIEGNEQFNEGIKFQQDGVRLLQEAKQLERQQRYKRAKLKLKEAELKLLYAMESFESGIVHDRRFVSCLELANQQVKDIVGSIKMIHQQIINQNFQALDLRNGQQEESDFPPAVNASKEQHYNAQI; encoded by the coding sequence ATGAGCAGAATACAAAAATTGGCAGTACCACCACACCTGAAACACATCAGCCACTATACTGAGGAAGCATTGAGTGCAAGGTGTAACGAGGCCCATGTAGTTACGGAATATAGCCGTCACGCCGAATACGGAGTCATTCAGATCAATTTTTTTGTTGGCCTTACGGCTACGGCCAAGTTCACTTTTTTGGCGGTAGTTCCGGCATTGATCTATGCTGGCGATCAAATGCTCAATGACGGAGGATTGTGCACAGCAAAGGGACCACTTTATTTCGACGAGTACAGTGGTGACCGGATATCGTTCAGCGCAGCCGAGAAGAATCGGGACAGAAACCGCCAAGCGGAGCAGTTGAACCGACACGGGACTGATCTGTTGAGTAAAGGACAATATCATGAGGCATATGAAAAATTCGATCAAGCCAACAATAAGTGTACTACTGGCTACAGTCAGCAGACTACATTTCAAAGCAATAAGAAAAAGGCCCACATGGAGATGGAAGCTGCTGATTTAAACACCGAAGGAGATCGGTTGTTTAGTGAAGGTAAATATATTGAAGCTGTGCGCAAATACCAGCAGGCTTATGATCAGTCGAAGGATGGTACCGCTCAGAAGACCTTTGAATCTAACAGAGAGGCAGCGGCAAAAAAAGCTGGGCTGCAGTTGAAAAACCAGCAAGCAGAGGAGCTAAACCGAGAAGGCAATGATTTGTTTTATAACCGGAGACTGTATAAAGAGGCATACGAGAAATACAGTCAGGCGTGCAATTTGTGTACTCATGATTATAGTCAAAaggatgaatttgaaaaaaatagggCTAAGACTCAACTAGAGTTGAAGGCCGTCGATTTGAACACCGAAGGAGATAGGTTGTTTGCTCAGGGAAAATTTAGTGAAGCAACCGATAAATACCAGCAAGCTTACAACATGTCGCAGGTCACTACGGAAAAAATGTTCTATAAATTGAACAGAGAAACAGCAGCAAAACGGATACAAGAGCAGTTGAAAAACGCACAAGTGGATCAGCTGAACCATGAAGGTGATTTGTTTTATAATCAGGAACAGTATAGAGCGGCTTACGAGAAATATGATCTAGCCTATAATATCACTAGCGATTACGCCGAAAAAgccaaatttaaacaaaatagtgATGCTGCGAAAAAAGAGGCCGATGCCGCTGATTTAAATGCTGAAGGAGACCGACTGTTTCATCAGGGGAAATTTGGCGATGCTCAGAGTAAATATCAACAAGCCCATGAAATATCTCAGGTCAGTTTGCAACGTGCGAAGTACGAGTCAAATAAGGAAAAGGCTCGTCTCATAGAAGGAATGCAAAGAAACATGCAAGCTGAGCAATTGCATCAGAGCAAGCAATCAGTTGTTGGAAACGAACAAGAAATATATAAGCCAGGTCCAGGAAAATCCTTGACAGTGTTTGCTAAGAAGATGTGGAACGAAGCATGGCAAGCGGAGGATGATGATCGCTCTGAAGTGGCGATAAGCAAGTTTCAAGAGGCGAACAAGCTCTTTCATCAAGCGCTCCAACTCGCTCCGGCGGACAGGGAGATATTGGGATTGAGTAACGCGTGCAGTCTAAAGATTGAAGGTAACGAGCAGTTCAATGAGGGAATCAAATTTCAACAGGATGGCGTTCGACTGCTTCAGGAAGCGAAACAGCTCGAACGGCAACAACGTTACAAGCGAGCCAAGCTTAAGCTAAAAGAAGCGGAACTCAAATTGTTGTATGCTATGGAAAGTTTTGAAAGCGGAATTGTGCACGATCGGCGGTTTGTGTCTTGTCTAGAGCTAGCGAATCAGCAAGTTAAGGATATTGTGGGATCTATAAAAATGATCCATCAACAGATAATCAATCAGAACTTTCAAGCTCTAGATCTCAGAAATGGTCAACAAGAGGAATCTGATTTTCCGCCGGCCGTAAATGCTTCTAAAGAGCAACAttataatgcgcagatttaa
- the LOC128732416 gene encoding uncharacterized protein K02A2.6-like, with protein sequence MAEGGGNNDAFPGFAETPTQELLKQMADQNTRLLLLLERLSGQPATPAVSKRSVDQIVESLSSTIKEFFYDPAAGMTFDRWFNKYEDLFSADGRELDDAAKIRLLLRSLSVPVHEKFTNYLLPQHPRDFTFDQVIQKLKVIFGQQKSLFSKRYECFRVVKCDADDYVTYAGVVNRYCEDFDLANLTIDQFKALIFVCGLQSSKETEVRTRLLSKLESDAGKETNLEVLITECQRLSNLKHDTALVEKNTSSSVQVIQQHKQHHKQPKAATKQTDLPRSPCWQCGAMHFAKNCSYTNHVCKQCNRQGHKEGYCSCFNRTVKTSGENKQSQPPQQQQKRNKKHNQSNSVYSVNQVRSERKYVTTQINGHTVKLQLDCGSDITIISEQIWKKCGSPVFSHTEHRVRTASGEQLPLLGEFSCTMQIGEEQRSGTCYVTSVNNLNLLGLDFMNAFDVWAKPLTSICNQVNHSTANNPVNWYLTRFPEVFNDSLGHCTKTKVKLYLKPDAQPVFRAKRPVPFHAVSMVDDELDRLQRLGIISPVDFSDWAAPIVSVRKPGGRVRVCADYSTGLNSMLEPHHYPLPSPDDIFSKLSGNKVFSIIDLSDAYLQVEVDDESKQILTINTHRGLFQFNRLAPGVKSAPGAFQQLMSKMIAGLEGVDCFLDDFIVYSVNKEQHDRNLEKLFNRIQEYGFHLRPEKCSFYKSEIRYLGFIINADGIKPDPEKVASIVKMPQPKDVSELRSFLGAANFYGKFVREIHRIRQPLDALLKKDSQFVWSAQCQEAFDTIKKVLQSDLLLTHYNPSLELIVAGDASKTGVGAVIMHRFPNNQLKAIAHASKTLTSTEQKYSQVEKEALALVFAVTKFRRMLLGRKFTLQTDHQPLLKIFGSKKGIPLHTANRLQRWALSLLGFDFNVEYVSTDNFGYADVLSRLISNHQKPEEEYIIAAIGLEDEVNAGLAECFTSLPVNFRMVSAATKKDAILQQVVQLINDGWHRKVEDPKLKIFHARRESLSVVNGCVMMEERVVVPEKYSQRILKQLHRGHQGIERMKAIARSVVYWPNIDNDIQDLVRRCDICASAAKSPPHFQPQPWPRADGPWQRIHLDYAGPLDGMYYLVIVDSYSKWPEIFQTRSTTASITIRFLQESFARFGIPTTIITDNGTQFCSSEFKKVCDELGIIHIRTAPYHPQSNGQAERFVDTMKRSLRKIVEGEGVPSVEALQTFLQVYRSTPSAALAGKSPAEEMLGRPMRTTLDLLRSPVFANTSNQLHPRFKAGSAVYAKLYSNANKWKWIPGTVIEVIGGVNYNVLLDYQSGRRKLVRSHVNQLRQRFNEAVKPLPVPTPLDILVDDFQLTQSSIQHTIAPQNRTSDGSIPAQQRQDDSQTTSDSDEFFESEAGSAVAPQAVVQPESTNAPRPVRASRLPKRLEDYIVGFT encoded by the coding sequence ATGGCAGAAGGCGGTGGAAATAATGATGCTTTTCCTGGATTCGCAGAAACTCCCACACAAGAGCTGTTGAAGCAAATGGCGGATCAAAATACACGTCTTTTACTTCTTCTGGAGCGGCTTTCTGGACAGCCGGCAACACCAGCAGTCTCTAAGCGGAGCGTTGACCAAATTGTCGAATCACTTTCATCGACAATCaaggaatttttctatgatcCAGCTGCTGGAATGACATTCGACCGATGGTTTAACAAATACGAGGATCTTTTCAGTGCGGACGGTAGAGAACTGGATGACGCTGCAAAAATACGCTTGCTACTGCGTAGTTTGAGTGTTCCTGTTCACGAAAAGTTCACAAACTATCTCCTACCACAACACCCACGGGATTTTACCTTCGACCAGGTAATCCAGAAGCTGAAAGTTATATTCGGTCAGCAGAAATCACTCTTCAGTAAACGCTACGAATGTTTTCGTGTGGTCAAGTGCGATGCTGATGATTACGTCACCTATGCCGGAGTCGTAAATCGTTATTGCGAAGATTTTGATTTGGCAAATCTCACAATCGACCAGTTTAAAGCACTGATTTTCGTCTGCGGGTTGCAATCTTCAAAGGAGACGGAGGTCAGGACGCGTCTTCTCTCCAAGCTGGAATCAGATGCTGGAAAGGAGACCAATCTCGAAGTGCTCATAACGGAATGTCAGCGACTGTCTAACCTAAAACACGATACGGCGCTTGTAGAAAAGAACACATCGTCCAGTGTGCAAGTGATTCAGCAACACAAGCAGCACCATAAGCAACCAAAAGCTGCTACGAAACAAACAGATCTTCCTCGTTCACCCTGTTGGCAGTGTGGAGCCATGCATTTTGCAAAAAATTGCTCCTACACAAACCATGTTTGTAAACAGTGCAACCGACAAGGACACAAAGAGGGATACTGCAGCTGTTTCAACAGAACTGTCAAAACGTCTGGTGAAAATAAACAGTCGCAACCGCCGCAACAGCAACAGAAGCGGAACAAAAAGCATAATCAGTCGAACAGCGTATATTCAGTCAACCAGGTACGCAGTGAACGGAAATATGTGACAACGCAGATCAACGGTCACACCGTAAAATTACAACTCGACTGTGGCTCGGACATAACCATTATTTCGGAGCAGATTTGGAAAAAGTGTGGATCTCCAGTTTTCTCTCATACCGAACACAGAGTACGTACAGCGTCCGGTGAACAGTTGCCTCTTCTGGGAGAATTTTCCTGTACCATGCAGATCGGCGAAGAGCAACGTAGCGGAACTTGTTACGTCACATCAGTAAATAATTTGAATTTACTCGGTCTGGATTTCATGAATGCTTTCGATGTTTGGGCGAAACCGTTAACAAGCATTTGCAATCAGGTAAATCATTCTACTGCTAATAATCCTGTAAACTGGTACCTCACTCGTTTTCCCGAAGTTTTTAATGATTCGTTGGGTCATTGCACAAAGACAAAAGTGAAGCTTTATCTGAAACCTGATGCACAACCGGTATTCAGAGCCAAACGACCAGTACCTTTTCACGCAGTTTCCATGGTTGACGATGAACTCGATCGACTTCAACGGCTTGGCATTATCTCGCCAGTAGATTTTTCGGACTGGGCCGCACCAATTGTCTCAGTAAGGAAGCCGGGCGGAAGAGTACGAGTCTGCGCAGATTACTCGACAGGACTCAATTCAATGCTCGAACCGCACCACTATCCGCTACCGTCACCAGACGATATTTTCTCGAAGTTGTCTGGAAACAAGGTATTCAGCATAATCGATTTGTCGGACGCCTATTTACAGGTCGAGGTAGACGACGAATCCAAGCAGATTCTGACGATTAATACACACCGCGGGCTATTTCAATTCAATCGGTTGGCCCCGGGAGTAAAATCGGCACCTGGTGCTTTCCAGCAACTTATGAGCAAGATGATCGCGGGTCTGGAAGGAGTGGATTGCTTTCTCGACGACTTCATTGTCTACAGCGTCAACAAAGAGCAACATGACCGTAACCTGGAAAAACTTTTCAATCGTATCCAAGAGTATGGATTCCATTTACGTCCAGAAAAGTGTAGTTTCTACAAGTCCGAAATCAGGTACCTGGGCTTCATCATCAACGCTGACGGTATTAAACCTGATCCGGAGAAGGTGGCTTCAATTGTCAAAATGCCACAACCAAAGGACGTTAGTGAGCTTAGATCATTCCTCGGGGCAGCAAATTTCTACGGGAAGTTCGTCCGGGAAATTCATCGAATCAGACAGCCACTTGATGCTCTCCTGAAAAAGGATTCCCAGTTTGTGTGGAGTGCACAGTGCCAGGAAGCTTTCGACACAATCAAGAAAGTATTACAATCAGACTTGTTACTGACGCACTACAATCCGTCATTGGAGCTGATTGTAGCCGGCGACGCTTCCAAGACCGGAGTAGGAGCAGTCATTATGCATCGTTTTCCTAACAACCAGCTCAAAGCGATTGCGCACGCTTCGAAAACTCTTACCAGCACTGAACAGAAGTATAGTCAAGTGGAAAAAGAGGCATTAGCCCTAGTTTTTGCAGTAACCAAATTTCGTCGTATGCTGCTAGGACGCAAGTTCACGTTGCAGACGGATCATCAACCGTTACTGAAAATATTCGGGTCGAAAAAGGGTATTCCACTACATACCGCTAATAGACTTCAACGTTGGGCTTTATCGTTGCTTGGTTTCGATTTCAACGTCGAATACGTTTCCACAGATAACTTCGGGTATGCAGATGTGCTCTCCCGACTGATTAGCAATCATCAAAAGCCCGAGGAAGAGTATATCATAGCAGCCATTGGTCTGGAAGATGAGGTCAACGCAGGTCTAGCTGAGTGTTTCACTTCACTACCGGTGAATTTCAGGATGGTTAGCGCAGCTACCAAGAAAGATGCGATTCTTCAGCAAGTAGTGCAGCTTATCAATGACGGCTGGCATCGAAAGGTTGAAGATCCAAAGCTGAAAATTTTTCACGCTCGCCGTGAGTCTCTTTCGGTGGTAAACGGATGTGTCATGATGGAGGAACGTGTAGTTGTGCCCGAAAAATATAGTCAGCGAATTTTAAAACAGCTTCACCGCGGTCATCAGGGCATCGAGCGGATGAAAGCTATCGCGCGAAGTGTTGTATATTGGCCGAACATCGACAACGATATTCAGGACCTTGTTCGTCGATGTGATATCTGTGCCAGTGCAGCCAAGTCACCACCACATTTCCAACCTCAACCGTGGCCACGAGCAGATGGACCATGGCAACGGATTCACTTGGATTACGCGGGTCCGCTCGACGGAATGTACTATTTGGTTATTGTCGACTCGTATTCCAAGTGGCCTGAAATTTTTCAAACACGATCGACAACTGCGTCGATTACAATCAGATTTCTTCAGGAATCTTTCGCCCGTTTTGGTATTCCCACGACCATTATTACTGATAATGGAACGCAGTTCTGTAGCAGTGAGTTCAAGAAAGTGTGTGACGAACTTGGAATCATCCACATTCGTACTGCCCCGTATCATCCGCAGTCAAACGGGCAGGCGGAGCGGTTTGTGGACACCATGAAACGGTCGTTACGCAAAATCGTTGAAGGGGAAGGAGTACCATCAGTCGAAGCACTGCAAACATTTTTACAGGTGTACCGCTCTACACCTAGTGCCGCGCTTGCTGGGAAGTCTCCAGCAGAGGAAATGCTGGGCAGGCCTATGCGAACAACtctcgatctcttgcgctcccCAGTATTTGCTAACACGTCTAATCAACTTCATCCAAGGTTTAAGGCAGGTTCTGCAGTCTACGCAAAGCTCTATTCAAACGCAAATAAGTGGAAGTGGATTCCAGGGACTGTTATCGAAGTCATTGGTGGAGTGAATTATAATGTGCTACTCGATTACCAGTCAGGTCGGAGAAAACTGGTACGCTCCCACGTGAATCAGCTGAGACAGAGATTCAACGAAGCAGTTAAACCGTTACCAGTGCCAACCCCGCTGGATATTCTGGTGGACGATTTTCAGTTAACACAGTCATCAATACAGCACACCATCGCTCCACAGAATCGGACATCGGATGGCTCGATTCCTGCGCAGCAGCGTCAGGATGATAGTCAGACAACATCGGACAGTGATGAATTCTTTGAGTCGGAGGCTGGCTCAGCAGTTGCACCTCAGGCAGTAGTTCAGCCTGAATCGACGAATGCTCCTAGACCAGTTAGGGCCAGTCGCTTACCAAAACGTCTGGAGGACTACATCGTAGGTTTCACTTAA